ACCGAGGAAAGACCTCAGACAGCCATAGCAGCTATTATAGCAGCAAGAGGTAAATACGTGGTCTCCACTGACAGAAATGAGCAAAACGGCACTGATCGCCTGAAATGTTTCAGAATTGAAACGAAAATGAACGGTGAACGAAGGCATCGGATCTTGATTTAGCACCTGTCATGCCCTAGCATAGAAAAAGGCAAGTTCGTTCGCCAGCCTACTGCCGCGCAAGCATTGGTGTATCCGTGGTATGATGCGGGTACGACGTCATGATCTAGATGATCTAGCATGCGCGGTTTGCAGACCAGCGCGCATGATGCAACTACGAGCGAGGCAACGATGCCAATCACAGTAGAACACGTCACGCACTTCTTGACAGCGGCGGCGGAAATTATTCATGCTCATCGTGACGAGCTAACTGCACTGGATGCAGCAATTGGTGATGCCGATCATGGCGCAAACCTTGATCGTGGATTCGCTGCGGTGCTTTCCCGCCTGCCCACCGTTGCCGACAAAGACATCGGCACCGTGCTCAAGACGACCGGAATGACGATTGTCTCGACAGTAGGCGGTGCTTCCGGCCCCCTGTACGGTACTGCCTTCGTTCGCGCCGGTATGGCTCTGGCAGATCGGCATGAACTGAGTGACGAAGATGTTGTCCTGGCCCTGGAGGCTGCCCTGGCCGGCATCGTGGCGCGTGGCAAAGCGCAACGCGGTGAAAAGACGATGGTTGATGCGCTGGCCCCGGCTATCGAAGCGCTCCAATCAGCGCTGGCCGAGGGCAAGTCGTTAGGACGGGCATTGCTGGCTGCGGCTGCGGCTGCTGAGGCAGGGGCAAAAGCAACCAT
This genomic window from Chloroflexus aurantiacus J-10-fl contains:
- the dhaL gene encoding dihydroxyacetone kinase subunit DhaL, producing the protein MPITVEHVTHFLTAAAEIIHAHRDELTALDAAIGDADHGANLDRGFAAVLSRLPTVADKDIGTVLKTTGMTIVSTVGGASGPLYGTAFVRAGMALADRHELSDEDVVLALEAALAGIVARGKAQRGEKTMVDALAPAIEALQSALAEGKSLGRALLAAAAAAEAGAKATIPMLAMKGRASYLGERSIGHQDPGATSTAYLLRALAMTCSRNEEEA